A single window of Eleginops maclovinus isolate JMC-PN-2008 ecotype Puerto Natales chromosome 19, JC_Emac_rtc_rv5, whole genome shotgun sequence DNA harbors:
- the ltk gene encoding tyrosine-protein kinase receptor isoform X2 gives MDFIKNYNSHLSIVILIITSSCHALLDRFLEENIPDQLFSLHLDSEDDGPISSCDFESSCQWTLSNHSDRSDWSVVSPQQPESSQTGLMPVTDHSVGRSDGHFLLLSSFPAAVASGRCEYSLTSPVLPRNDRRCILQVALYESGPAVGNLTVLIKPIYSDSEVHSVLLNQRRRDERRAEWEVLETVIGQVDEPFQVILLYTSCLGEDGGTVALDSLELVDCESGHQLLGLDADCEETFHCVNSGGCIDQSQVCNFHTDCPLGEDEGFICGALPFGSHCSFEQDACGWSVSKQHSGWRRVEGEDLLEKKDMQGVALQSTPGHFLFLQVRESNSLREASIQSIYFPPPVSTSACQMRFSLYLYGDFNGSLLVAIEENGTNTAPLVWERSDQWTDDWEDVALQLTGLHHEFHIKVTAVWGKGSNADVALDDIALGAACFETDLNSLLPMADLEDFLSPLPEPSASEVSWMTWFFNSCGASGPYGPTQAQCDSTYRNKNVSVTVGKEDPLKGVQMWRVPATNRYMISAYGAAGGKGAKNHNKRNHGVFISAIFPLEKGAVLYILVGHQGEDACPGRNPHTQRICLGESSVIEDNVGGEAGTEWAGGGGGGGGATYIFKMEGGVLVPLLIAAGGGGNAYMEDPESTLDHIPLEQYENSTTAPGANGKTGAAGGGGGWKDSPSPHLRAGNSLVEGAEGGSSCPIATSKLHWSTYGGFGGGGGACTAGGGGGGYRGGDAALKDEITADGQNGISFIHPMGEIFLQPLAAMESHGECEIKVQLNCSHCQTQSCKRDEDTHLILCLCDDDDEVLASDNVTCVGTLAPQGTPLQGPMSTSLILAVVVSTIASGIALICTGVILMWYRRKNDLHAVRGRLQSPEYKLSKIRSSTIMTDYNPNYCFAGKAASLNELKEVPRKNITLLRALGHGAFGEVYEGQVLGISGDNGPMQVAIKTLPEICSEQDEMDFLMEALIMSKFSHDNIVRCIGVSLNILPRFILLELMTGGDMKSFLRQNRPRAGQTSYLTMRELLQMARDIAFGCRYLEENHFIHRDIAARNCLLTCPGPDRVAKIGDFGMARDIYRASYYRKGGRAMLPVKWMPPEAFMEGIFTCKTDTWSFGVLLWEILSLGYMPYPCKTNQEVLEFVTSGGRMDPPKSCPGPVYRVMTQCWQHCPEHRPNFSTILERINYCSQDPDVINTPLPVEYSPTSEDDSSTIIRPSDHISSSLTPLLVSHPVSQAPSPQLSLSSLGLGAAPLPPQPTKPRLLLQRTQPVHHEVTSCREALEPSWAEPVPALGLSAGGHWLHPEPPHHLPCSRNSSSSGSQRLKNKTKNLWNPTYGSWVLENFRAKKTLAHTQSMPLSSSASANSQALESNEAACDLSPSSTPSPSCQAQATPSTSSHKTPTGGTTKARMDLAKLQSFPCGNVNYAYDEQSYEAESLPLVKLKAPEAITNTSSAPSVSSGTSLALALGLPSSSSCMPKLLLKRHASYGHEDVRRHTKAEKPTRDRDSGFSLSEDLSVTPI, from the exons tcACCAGTTCCTGCCACGCTCTCTTGGACAGATTTCTGGAGGAGAACATCCCAGATCAGCTGTTTTCTCTTCATCTGGACTCAGAAGATGACGGCCCAA TCAGCTCCTGTGATTTCGAGTCATCGTGCCAGTGGACGTTATCAAATCACAGCGACCGGAGTGACTGGTCGGTGGTGTCGCCACAGCAACCAGAAAGCTCTCAGACGGGGCTGATGCCTGTGACCGACCACTCAGTGGGAAGGTCCGACG GGCACTTCCTGCTCCTAAGCTCCTTCCCTGCTGCCGTGGCCTCTGGGAGATGTGAGTACAGTCTAACCAGCCCTGTGTTGCCAAGAAACGACAGGCGCTGCATCTTGCAAGTGGCGCTGTATGAGTCCGGTCCAGCAGTGGGGAACCTCACGGTCCTGATCAAACCCATCTACTCTGACTCAGAGGTTCACTCGGTGCTTCTCAACCAAAGGAGACGGGATGAACGCAG GGCTGAGTGGGAGGTGCTGGAGACTGTGATTGGTCAGGTGGACGAGCCCTTTCAGGTCATCCTTCtctacacttcctgtttggggGAAGATGGAGGGACTGTGGCTCTGGACTCTCTGGAGCTCGTTGACTGTGAATCAG GACACCAGTTACTCGGGCTGGATGCAGATTGTGAAGAAACTTTCCACTGTGTAAACTCAGGAGGCTGCATCgaccagagccaagtctgcaACTTTCACACCGACTGTCCTTTAGGAGAAGACGAGGGCTTCATCTGTG GTGCTCTTCCATTTGGCTCTCACTGTTCCTTTGAACAGGATGCATGCGGTTGGTCTGTTTCCAAACAGCACTCGGGCTGGAGAAGGGTGGAAGGAGAAGATCTTCTGGAGAAAAAAGACATGCAGGGCGTTGCTCTGCAGAGCACACCAG ggcacttcctgtttttgcagGTAAGAGAGAGTAACTCCCTACGAGAAGCGTCCATTCAGAGCATTTATTTCCCTCCGCCAGTCTCCACCTCTGCCTGCCAG aTGCGTTTCTCTCTCTACTTGTACGGGGACTTTAATGGTTCTTTGCTGGTTGCTATAGAGGAGAATGGGACCAACACCGCACCACTGGTGTGGGAGAGAAGCGATCAGTGGACAGACGACTGGGAAGATGTTGCCCTGCAGCTGACCGGCCTCCATCATGA GTTCCACATTAAGGTGACAGCTGTGTGGGGAAAAGGCTCTAACGCTGACGTCGCTCTCGATGACATTGCCCTTGGAGCAGCCTGCTTTGAAACAG ATTTGAACTCCCTGCTGCCCATGGCAGACTTGGAGGATTTCTTAAGCCCTCTTCCGGAGCCTTCAGCCTCAG AGGTTTCATGGATGACATGGTTTTTTAACTCATGCGGTGCCAGTGGCCCCTACGGTCCGACCCAGGCCCAGTGTGACAGCACCTACAGGAACAAGAATGTCAGTGTGACTGTGGGGAAGGAAGACCCTTTAAAAGGAGTCCAGATGTGGAGGGTGCCAGCTACAAACAGATACAT GATCTCTGCTTATGGGGCTGCAGGAGGGAAAGGAgcaaaaaaccacaacaaacgCAACCATGGGGTCTTCATATCGGCCATATTTCCTCTGGAGAAAGGAGCTGTTCTTTACATCTTGGTGGGCCACCAGGGAGAGGATGCATGCCCCGGG AGAAATCCCCACACCCAGAGGATCTGCCTGGGAGAGTCTTCAGTGATTGAAGACAACGTCGGTGGAGAGGCTGGAACGGAATgggctggaggaggaggcggaggaggaggggccACCTATATTTTTAAG ATGGAGGGTGGGGTGTTGGTCCCCTTGCTGATTGCAGCTGGCGGGGGAGGAAATGCCTACATGGAGGATCCAGAGTCGACTCTGGACCATATACCATTGGAGCAGTATGAAAACAGCACCACAGCTCCCGGTGCCAACGGTAAAACTGGTGCCGCAG GTGGAGGTGGCGGCTGGAAAGACAGTCCCAGTCCTCACCTGAGGGCGGGGAATTCTCTTGTAGAGGGAGCGGAGGGGGGCTCCTCGTGTCCCATCGCCACTTCCAAGCTCCACTGGTCCACCTATGGGGGATTTGGAGGTGGAGGCGGGGCCTGCACagctggaggagggggaggaggttACAGAG GTGGTGACGCTGCGCTGAAAGATGAGATCACAGCCGACGGTCAGAATGGGATCTCATTCATTCATCCGATGGGAGAGATTTTCCTCCAGCCTCTGGCAG CCATGGAGAGTCACGGCGAGTGTGAGATCAAGGTGCAGCTAAACTGCAGCCACTGTCAAACGCAGAGCTGCAAACGCGACGAAGACACTCACCTCATCCTCTGTCTCTGCGACGACGACGATGAAGTCCTGGCCAGCGACAACGTCACATGTGTCGGCACCTTAG CTCCTCAAGGTACGCCTCTGCAGGGCCCGATGTCGACATCTTTGATCCTAGCGGTCGTGGTCTCCACCATCGCGAGCGGCATCGCGCTGATCTGCACCGGCGTCATTCTCA TGTGGTACCGCAGGAAGAACGACCTGCACGCAGTGAGGGGGCGTCTGCAGAGTCCAGAGTACAAGCTGAGCAAGATCCGCTCCTCCACCATCATGACGGACTACAACCCCAACTACTGCTTTGCAGGGAAGGCCGCCTCACTCAATGAACTGAAGGAAGTACCGCGCAAGAACATAACACTCCTCAG GGCTCTCGGCCACGGTGCATTTGGGGAAGTCTATGAAGGACAAGTCCTAGGGATTAGTGGCGATAACGGCCCCATGCAGGTGGCCATAAAG ACTCTCCCAGAAATCTGCTCTGAACAGGATGAAATGGATTTCCTGATGGAGGCTCTGATTATGAG CAAGTTCAGCCATGACAACATTGTGCGCTGCATCGGTGTCAGTCTGAACATCCTGCCACGCTTCATCCTGCTGGAGCTGATGACCGGAGGAGACATGAAGAGCTTCCTGAGACAGAACAGGCCACGAGCT GGCCAGACTTCTTATCTCACCatgcgggagctgctgcagatggcCCGAGACATCGCCTTCGGCTGTCGCTACCTGGAGGAGAATCACTTCATACACAG AGACATTGCTGCGAGAAATTGCCTGCTTACCTGCCCTGGACCAGACCGAGTGGCTAAAATCGGAGACTTTGGCATGGCACGAGACATATACAG AGCCAGCTATTACAGGAAAGGTGGTCGTGCAATGCTGCCGGTTAAATGGATGCCACCGGAGGCCTTCATGGAGGGAATCTTCACCTGCAAGACTGATACATG GTCATTTGGAGTGCTGCTGTGGGAGATCCTCTCTCTGGGTTACATGCCCTATCCCTGTAAGACCAACCAGGAGGTGCTGGAGTTTGTCACCAGCGGAGGCCGGATGGATCCTCCCAAGAGCTGCCCGGGGCCTGT CTATCGGGTCATGACCCAGTGTTGGCAGCACTGCCCCGAGCACCGGCCCAACTTCTCCACCATCCTGGAGAGAATTAACTACTGCTCTCAG GACCCAGATGTGATCAACACCCCCCTACCAGTGGAATACTCCCCTACATCAGAGGACGACAGCAGCACAATAATCCGTCCCTCTGACCACATCTCCTCCAGCCTCACTCCCCTCCTGGTGTCCCATCCTGTATCCCAGGCTCCCTCTCCCCAGCTGAGTCTTTCCTCTCTGGGCCTGGGTGCAGCCCCTCTTCCACCACAGCCTACCAAACCCCGTCTGCTCCTCCAGAGAACCCAGCCAGTCCACCATGAAGTGACGTCCTGCCGTGAGGCTCTGGAGCCATCCTGGGCCGAGCCTGTACCTGCCCTTGGTTTGTCGGCAGGAGGCCACTGGCTCCACCCCGAGCCTCCTCACCACTTACCTTGCTCCAGAAACAGCTCGTCCTCAGGGAGCCAGAGGCTGAAGAACAAGACGAAGAACCTGTGGAACCCCACATATGGATCCTGGGTGCTGGAAAACTTCCGTGCGAAGAAAACACTTGCTCACACTCAGTCAATGCCACTCTCCAGCTCCGCTTCCGCCAACTCTCAGGCCTTGGAGAGCAACGAGGCTGCGTGTGACCTCAGTCCTTCCTCAACACCGTCCCCGTCCTGCCAGGCTCAAGCGACTCCGAGCACATCCTCCCATAAGACCCCAACTGGTGGCACCACCAAAGCTAGGATGGATCTAGCTAAGCTTCAAAGTTTCCCCTGTGGCAACGTCAACTATGCCTACGATGAGCAAAGCTACGAGGCGGAGAGCTTACCCCTGGTGAAGCTCAAAGCCCCAGAAGCCATCACAAACACCAGCTCTGCCCCCAGTGTCTCCTCAGGGACGAGCCTGGCCCTGGCGTTGggcctcccctcctcctcatcctgcaTGCCTAAGCTGCTGCTGAAGCGCCACGCCAGCTACGGACATGAGGACGTGAGGAGACACACCAAGGCTGAGAAACCAACACGTGATCGAGACTCAGGCTTCTCTTTGTCTGAAGACCTCAGCGTCACCCCTATCTAA
- the ltk gene encoding tyrosine-protein kinase receptor isoform X1, producing the protein MDFIKNYNSHLSIVILIITSSCHALLDRFLEENIPDQLFSLHLDSEDDGPISSCDFESSCQWTLSNHSDRSDWSVVSPQQPESSQTGLMPVTDHSVGRSDGHFLLLSSFPAAVASGRCEYSLTSPVLPRNDRRCILQVALYESGPAVGNLTVLIKPIYSDSEVHSVLLNQRRRDERRAEWEVLETVIGQVDEPFQVILLYTSCLGEDGGTVALDSLELVDCESGHQLLGLDADCEETFHCVNSGGCIDQSQVCNFHTDCPLGEDEGFICGALPFGSHCSFEQDACGWSVSKQHSGWRRVEGEDLLEKKDMQGVALQSTPGHFLFLQVRESNSLREASIQSIYFPPPVSTSACQMRFSLYLYGDFNGSLLVAIEENGTNTAPLVWERSDQWTDDWEDVALQLTGLHHEFHIKVTAVWGKGSNADVALDDIALGAACFETDLNSLLPMADLEDFLSPLPEPSASEVSWMTWFFNSCGASGPYGPTQAQCDSTYRNKNVSVTVGKEDPLKGVQMWRVPATNRYMISAYGAAGGKGAKNHNKRNHGVFISAIFPLEKGAVLYILVGHQGEDACPGRNPHTQRICLGESSVIEDNVGGEAGTEWAGGGGGGGGATYIFKMEGGVLVPLLIAAGGGGNAYMEDPESTLDHIPLEQYENSTTAPGANGKTGAAGGGGGWKDSPSPHLRAGNSLVEGAEGGSSCPIATSKLHWSTYGGFGGGGGACTAGGGGGGYRGGDAALKDEITADGQNGISFIHPMGEIFLQPLAAMESHGECEIKVQLNCSHCQTQSCKRDEDTHLILCLCDDDDEVLASDNVTCVGTLAAPQGTPLQGPMSTSLILAVVVSTIASGIALICTGVILMWYRRKNDLHAVRGRLQSPEYKLSKIRSSTIMTDYNPNYCFAGKAASLNELKEVPRKNITLLRALGHGAFGEVYEGQVLGISGDNGPMQVAIKTLPEICSEQDEMDFLMEALIMSKFSHDNIVRCIGVSLNILPRFILLELMTGGDMKSFLRQNRPRAGQTSYLTMRELLQMARDIAFGCRYLEENHFIHRDIAARNCLLTCPGPDRVAKIGDFGMARDIYRASYYRKGGRAMLPVKWMPPEAFMEGIFTCKTDTWSFGVLLWEILSLGYMPYPCKTNQEVLEFVTSGGRMDPPKSCPGPVYRVMTQCWQHCPEHRPNFSTILERINYCSQDPDVINTPLPVEYSPTSEDDSSTIIRPSDHISSSLTPLLVSHPVSQAPSPQLSLSSLGLGAAPLPPQPTKPRLLLQRTQPVHHEVTSCREALEPSWAEPVPALGLSAGGHWLHPEPPHHLPCSRNSSSSGSQRLKNKTKNLWNPTYGSWVLENFRAKKTLAHTQSMPLSSSASANSQALESNEAACDLSPSSTPSPSCQAQATPSTSSHKTPTGGTTKARMDLAKLQSFPCGNVNYAYDEQSYEAESLPLVKLKAPEAITNTSSAPSVSSGTSLALALGLPSSSSCMPKLLLKRHASYGHEDVRRHTKAEKPTRDRDSGFSLSEDLSVTPI; encoded by the exons tcACCAGTTCCTGCCACGCTCTCTTGGACAGATTTCTGGAGGAGAACATCCCAGATCAGCTGTTTTCTCTTCATCTGGACTCAGAAGATGACGGCCCAA TCAGCTCCTGTGATTTCGAGTCATCGTGCCAGTGGACGTTATCAAATCACAGCGACCGGAGTGACTGGTCGGTGGTGTCGCCACAGCAACCAGAAAGCTCTCAGACGGGGCTGATGCCTGTGACCGACCACTCAGTGGGAAGGTCCGACG GGCACTTCCTGCTCCTAAGCTCCTTCCCTGCTGCCGTGGCCTCTGGGAGATGTGAGTACAGTCTAACCAGCCCTGTGTTGCCAAGAAACGACAGGCGCTGCATCTTGCAAGTGGCGCTGTATGAGTCCGGTCCAGCAGTGGGGAACCTCACGGTCCTGATCAAACCCATCTACTCTGACTCAGAGGTTCACTCGGTGCTTCTCAACCAAAGGAGACGGGATGAACGCAG GGCTGAGTGGGAGGTGCTGGAGACTGTGATTGGTCAGGTGGACGAGCCCTTTCAGGTCATCCTTCtctacacttcctgtttggggGAAGATGGAGGGACTGTGGCTCTGGACTCTCTGGAGCTCGTTGACTGTGAATCAG GACACCAGTTACTCGGGCTGGATGCAGATTGTGAAGAAACTTTCCACTGTGTAAACTCAGGAGGCTGCATCgaccagagccaagtctgcaACTTTCACACCGACTGTCCTTTAGGAGAAGACGAGGGCTTCATCTGTG GTGCTCTTCCATTTGGCTCTCACTGTTCCTTTGAACAGGATGCATGCGGTTGGTCTGTTTCCAAACAGCACTCGGGCTGGAGAAGGGTGGAAGGAGAAGATCTTCTGGAGAAAAAAGACATGCAGGGCGTTGCTCTGCAGAGCACACCAG ggcacttcctgtttttgcagGTAAGAGAGAGTAACTCCCTACGAGAAGCGTCCATTCAGAGCATTTATTTCCCTCCGCCAGTCTCCACCTCTGCCTGCCAG aTGCGTTTCTCTCTCTACTTGTACGGGGACTTTAATGGTTCTTTGCTGGTTGCTATAGAGGAGAATGGGACCAACACCGCACCACTGGTGTGGGAGAGAAGCGATCAGTGGACAGACGACTGGGAAGATGTTGCCCTGCAGCTGACCGGCCTCCATCATGA GTTCCACATTAAGGTGACAGCTGTGTGGGGAAAAGGCTCTAACGCTGACGTCGCTCTCGATGACATTGCCCTTGGAGCAGCCTGCTTTGAAACAG ATTTGAACTCCCTGCTGCCCATGGCAGACTTGGAGGATTTCTTAAGCCCTCTTCCGGAGCCTTCAGCCTCAG AGGTTTCATGGATGACATGGTTTTTTAACTCATGCGGTGCCAGTGGCCCCTACGGTCCGACCCAGGCCCAGTGTGACAGCACCTACAGGAACAAGAATGTCAGTGTGACTGTGGGGAAGGAAGACCCTTTAAAAGGAGTCCAGATGTGGAGGGTGCCAGCTACAAACAGATACAT GATCTCTGCTTATGGGGCTGCAGGAGGGAAAGGAgcaaaaaaccacaacaaacgCAACCATGGGGTCTTCATATCGGCCATATTTCCTCTGGAGAAAGGAGCTGTTCTTTACATCTTGGTGGGCCACCAGGGAGAGGATGCATGCCCCGGG AGAAATCCCCACACCCAGAGGATCTGCCTGGGAGAGTCTTCAGTGATTGAAGACAACGTCGGTGGAGAGGCTGGAACGGAATgggctggaggaggaggcggaggaggaggggccACCTATATTTTTAAG ATGGAGGGTGGGGTGTTGGTCCCCTTGCTGATTGCAGCTGGCGGGGGAGGAAATGCCTACATGGAGGATCCAGAGTCGACTCTGGACCATATACCATTGGAGCAGTATGAAAACAGCACCACAGCTCCCGGTGCCAACGGTAAAACTGGTGCCGCAG GTGGAGGTGGCGGCTGGAAAGACAGTCCCAGTCCTCACCTGAGGGCGGGGAATTCTCTTGTAGAGGGAGCGGAGGGGGGCTCCTCGTGTCCCATCGCCACTTCCAAGCTCCACTGGTCCACCTATGGGGGATTTGGAGGTGGAGGCGGGGCCTGCACagctggaggagggggaggaggttACAGAG GTGGTGACGCTGCGCTGAAAGATGAGATCACAGCCGACGGTCAGAATGGGATCTCATTCATTCATCCGATGGGAGAGATTTTCCTCCAGCCTCTGGCAG CCATGGAGAGTCACGGCGAGTGTGAGATCAAGGTGCAGCTAAACTGCAGCCACTGTCAAACGCAGAGCTGCAAACGCGACGAAGACACTCACCTCATCCTCTGTCTCTGCGACGACGACGATGAAGTCCTGGCCAGCGACAACGTCACATGTGTCGGCACCTTAG CAGCTCCTCAAGGTACGCCTCTGCAGGGCCCGATGTCGACATCTTTGATCCTAGCGGTCGTGGTCTCCACCATCGCGAGCGGCATCGCGCTGATCTGCACCGGCGTCATTCTCA TGTGGTACCGCAGGAAGAACGACCTGCACGCAGTGAGGGGGCGTCTGCAGAGTCCAGAGTACAAGCTGAGCAAGATCCGCTCCTCCACCATCATGACGGACTACAACCCCAACTACTGCTTTGCAGGGAAGGCCGCCTCACTCAATGAACTGAAGGAAGTACCGCGCAAGAACATAACACTCCTCAG GGCTCTCGGCCACGGTGCATTTGGGGAAGTCTATGAAGGACAAGTCCTAGGGATTAGTGGCGATAACGGCCCCATGCAGGTGGCCATAAAG ACTCTCCCAGAAATCTGCTCTGAACAGGATGAAATGGATTTCCTGATGGAGGCTCTGATTATGAG CAAGTTCAGCCATGACAACATTGTGCGCTGCATCGGTGTCAGTCTGAACATCCTGCCACGCTTCATCCTGCTGGAGCTGATGACCGGAGGAGACATGAAGAGCTTCCTGAGACAGAACAGGCCACGAGCT GGCCAGACTTCTTATCTCACCatgcgggagctgctgcagatggcCCGAGACATCGCCTTCGGCTGTCGCTACCTGGAGGAGAATCACTTCATACACAG AGACATTGCTGCGAGAAATTGCCTGCTTACCTGCCCTGGACCAGACCGAGTGGCTAAAATCGGAGACTTTGGCATGGCACGAGACATATACAG AGCCAGCTATTACAGGAAAGGTGGTCGTGCAATGCTGCCGGTTAAATGGATGCCACCGGAGGCCTTCATGGAGGGAATCTTCACCTGCAAGACTGATACATG GTCATTTGGAGTGCTGCTGTGGGAGATCCTCTCTCTGGGTTACATGCCCTATCCCTGTAAGACCAACCAGGAGGTGCTGGAGTTTGTCACCAGCGGAGGCCGGATGGATCCTCCCAAGAGCTGCCCGGGGCCTGT CTATCGGGTCATGACCCAGTGTTGGCAGCACTGCCCCGAGCACCGGCCCAACTTCTCCACCATCCTGGAGAGAATTAACTACTGCTCTCAG GACCCAGATGTGATCAACACCCCCCTACCAGTGGAATACTCCCCTACATCAGAGGACGACAGCAGCACAATAATCCGTCCCTCTGACCACATCTCCTCCAGCCTCACTCCCCTCCTGGTGTCCCATCCTGTATCCCAGGCTCCCTCTCCCCAGCTGAGTCTTTCCTCTCTGGGCCTGGGTGCAGCCCCTCTTCCACCACAGCCTACCAAACCCCGTCTGCTCCTCCAGAGAACCCAGCCAGTCCACCATGAAGTGACGTCCTGCCGTGAGGCTCTGGAGCCATCCTGGGCCGAGCCTGTACCTGCCCTTGGTTTGTCGGCAGGAGGCCACTGGCTCCACCCCGAGCCTCCTCACCACTTACCTTGCTCCAGAAACAGCTCGTCCTCAGGGAGCCAGAGGCTGAAGAACAAGACGAAGAACCTGTGGAACCCCACATATGGATCCTGGGTGCTGGAAAACTTCCGTGCGAAGAAAACACTTGCTCACACTCAGTCAATGCCACTCTCCAGCTCCGCTTCCGCCAACTCTCAGGCCTTGGAGAGCAACGAGGCTGCGTGTGACCTCAGTCCTTCCTCAACACCGTCCCCGTCCTGCCAGGCTCAAGCGACTCCGAGCACATCCTCCCATAAGACCCCAACTGGTGGCACCACCAAAGCTAGGATGGATCTAGCTAAGCTTCAAAGTTTCCCCTGTGGCAACGTCAACTATGCCTACGATGAGCAAAGCTACGAGGCGGAGAGCTTACCCCTGGTGAAGCTCAAAGCCCCAGAAGCCATCACAAACACCAGCTCTGCCCCCAGTGTCTCCTCAGGGACGAGCCTGGCCCTGGCGTTGggcctcccctcctcctcatcctgcaTGCCTAAGCTGCTGCTGAAGCGCCACGCCAGCTACGGACATGAGGACGTGAGGAGACACACCAAGGCTGAGAAACCAACACGTGATCGAGACTCAGGCTTCTCTTTGTCTGAAGACCTCAGCGTCACCCCTATCTAA